From one Humulus lupulus chromosome 8, drHumLupu1.1, whole genome shotgun sequence genomic stretch:
- the LOC133794888 gene encoding mitogen-activated protein kinase kinase kinase 18-like: protein MDWTRGRTIGRGSFATVSIATAHGSGELFAVKSAELSKSESLQREQKILSSLNSPKIIDYRGFNVSSENGELMYNLCLEYAHGGSLSDTICRRGGRLNQAEIIAYTREILIGLGYLHSAGVVHCDIKGRNILVTREGLKIADLGCARFCDGVSGGDWVSVAGTPAYMAPEVARGEQQGFAADVWALGCTVIEMATGRAPWEDVLDPVSAFYRIGFTDDVPEIPSYVSTKAEDFLGKCLKRDPLERWSVDELLKHPFLEEFEPESEPECVMKEFYSFDLDSPRCVLCTVDSENDPNPYRGSVTDTHTGSPAERIRRLSSESNATSFSEMDCWALDEDWVTVRHNYTQEEPDMISLGASSDLVTVNETPNTKGTLKIRTPNEDDLALHAKFRNGSRNFKGSRRNCNRVGTGSSSYKDWGRLRDGKKVSLKCFKCIKVEFFDYSHCEMKLQFFMNCPPIIVFIQIQLIASSLEPFEIL, encoded by the coding sequence ATGGATTGGACCAGGGGCCGAACCATCGGCCGGGGCTCGTTTGCCACCGTATCAATCGCCACAGCTCATGGCTCCGGCGAGCTTTTCGCTGTCAAGTCCGCTGAGCTTTCCAAGTCCGAGTCCCTCCAGAGAGAGCAGAAAATTTTGTCTTCGTTGAATTCCCCAAAAATCATAGACTACAGAGGTTTTAACGTCTCTTCGGAAAATGGAGAGCTTATGTACAATCTCTGCCTGGAATATGCTCACGGCGGTTCGCTCTCCGACACGATTTGCAGACGCGGTGGTCGGCTCAACCAAGCTGAAATTATAGCCTACACGAGGGAAATTCTAATTGGGTTGGGTTATCTTCATTCCGCAGGCGTAGTACATTGTGACATCAAGGGTCGGAATATTTTGGTCACCCGAGAGGGGTTGAAGATCGCTGACTTGGGATGCGCTCGATTCTGCGATGGTGTGTCGGGTGGTGATTGGGTCTCTGTAGCTGGAACTCCTGCTTACATGGCACCAGAGGTGGCGCGAGGAGAACAACAAGGCTTCGCCGCCGATGTTTGGGCCCTTGGGTGTACGGTGATCGAGATGGCTACGGGTCGAGCCCCGTGGGAAGATGTGCTCGACCCGGTTTCGGCTTTTTACCGGATTGGGTTTACGGATGATGTGCCGGAGATACCGAGTTACGTGTCGACAAAAGCAGAGGATTTTTTGGGGAAATGTTTGAAGAGGGACCCGTTAGAGAGGTGGTCCGTTGATGAGCTTCTTAAGCACCCATTTCTTGAGGAATTCGAACCCGAATCCGAACCCGAGTGTGTTATGAAGGAATTTTATAGTTTTGACTTGGATAGTCCGAGATGTGTATTGTGCACCGTGGACTCGGAGAACGATCCTAACCCGTACCGTGGAAGTGTTACGGACACACACACAGGCTCTCCTGCTGAAAGAATCAGAAGGTTGAGTAGTGAAAGCAATGCGACGTCGTTTTCTGAAATGGACTGTTGGGCCTTGGATGAGGATTGGGTCACAGTTAGACATAACTATACCCAAGAAGAGCCGGATATGATATCTTTAGGCGCATCAAGTGATCTGGTCACTGTCAATGAAACTCCAAATACGAAGGGGACCTTGAAAATCCGGACTCCTAATGAGGATGATTTGGCGCTCCACGCCAAATTTAGGAATGGTTCGAGAAACTTCAAGGGTAGTAGAAGAAATTGTAATAGGGTTGGTACTGGTAGCAGTAGTTATAAGGATTGGGGTAGACTTAGGGATGGGAAAAAAGTCTCGTTGAAGTGCTTTAAATGTAtcaaagttgaattttttgattaTTCACATTGTGAAATGAAGTTGCAGTTTTTTATGAATTGCCCACCTATTATTGTTTTCATACAAATTCAGCTCATTGCAAGTAGTTTAGAGCCATTTgagattttatga